From the Caldalkalibacillus thermarum genome, the window CAACATCCCTTACTTGAAAAATAAGGCCAATCTGCCAGTATACCGGGCGCTGAAGGGATTGGTTGGTTTTTAAAACAGGATAAGAAATGACCAAGAGAGTACCCTCAAACAATGAATCCGCTTACATACATGATGGGGATAAAAAACTCTGCCCGGAAATACTTGACTCACACGTTGGGGATATTGTAGTTGAATTTTTAACAGTAGGGGAGTATAATTTCGTTAAAATGAAATACGTTATAGGTAACACCTGCATGCGCTGAATTCCATTAGGAAGCGGGGGAACCATCTTTTTGGGGTGAACCTCATGGATTATGAGGAGGGAGACTCTTTCTTCCTAACCCGTCAGCTAACCTCGTAAGCGTTAAAGAGGGGTGGTTTTTTTGTGGGGCACAGAAATCCAACCCTTCTGTGCTTTTTTATTTTGGAAAGACTTTGGAGAAGAGACTGAGAAAAGGGGATTAAAATGAAACAAGCGAAACGTTCATTTCTGGTCATTGGCTTAGGCCGTTTTGGAGAGAGTATCACCAAAACATTGGCTTCACTTGATCATGAAGTGATGGTTATCGATAAAGATGAAGCTAAAGTAAATAAAGTGGCTGATTTGGTGACTCAGGCTGTCCACGCGGATGCCACCGATGAAAGTGTCCTGAAGGAACTTGGTGTCTCTAATTTGGACGAGGCCATTGTGGCTATCGGGGATGACATTCAAGCCAGCATCTTAACCACCTTGATCTTAAAGGATATGGGATTTGAGCGAATTGTTGTCAAAGCAAAAAATGACTACCACGGCAGAGTGTTGGAGAAAATTGGTGCTGATGTGATCATTCACCCCGAAAAAGACATGGGGATTCGGGTTGCTCACAGTATTTTGTCCGGTAATATCATAGATTTTATTGAGCTTTCTCCTGATTACAGCTTGATCGAGGTTGCTGCTTCTCAAACCATGAACGGCAAGTCTTTAAAAGAATTGAATTTGAGAGCGAAATTTGGTTGTACTGTGCTGACGATCAAACCAAAAGATGAAGAAAAGATCAATATCTCTCCAAGTGCCAATGATGTGGTCAAAGCAGGGGATGTTCTGGTTCTTGTCGGTACCAACCGGGCTCTCAGCAAGTTAGAACAGGAGCTCACGGATTAATTGGACCACCTCCACACTAAATGTGGAAAAAGTGGTGAATGATCCAAAAAAGCCGATTCAGCTAAATTCAGATAAAAATCTGTATCATATCTATATTTTTGCACATTCGATGAACAGTAACGGGAGTGATCGATTTGGATACATCCCTGTTGGAACTGGATGCGCTGGCACAAGCCGAATTGGTCCGCAACAAGCAGATTCATCCTGAAGAGCTGCTGGAAGCATACTTGAAGCGCTTTGAACAGCTCAACCCCCGTTTGAATGCTGTTATCACCCCAATGGTTGATGAGGCCAGACAGATGATTCGGGAGGGAGTTCCTCCAGGTCCCTTTCAGGGAGTGCCATTTTTGCTTAAGGATTCGGGCGTAGCTTATCCAGGCGTGCCCTTATCTTCAGGTTCTGCTATGTTAAAGCGCTACGTTCCCACGTATGAAAGTGAACTGGTGACCCGCTACAGACAGGCTGGGTTGGTTATTGTGGGCAAAACAAACACGCCGGAGTTTGGTCTGCTGGCCACCACTGAACCGCTGGCGTTCGGTCCCACGCTTAATCCATGGGATGAGACGCGGTCAGCGGGAGGTTCTAGCGGCGGTGCAGCAGCAGCGGTAGCTGTCGGCATGGTTCCCATGGCCCACGCCAGTGATGGAGGAGGGTCCATTCGAATTCCGGCGGCAGCATGTGGCGTATTTGGTTTCAAGCCCACCCGGGGCCGCACCCCATTGGGCCCGGCTGTTGGCGATGTAATGAATGGCTTGGTCAGCCACCATGCCGTGACCCGTTCAGTCCGGGACAGCGCTGCTTTGTTGGATGCCACCGCGGGTCCGGCGCCTGGTGATCCTTATTGGGCTCCGCCTGTTACGCGTCCTTATTTGCAAGAGACGAAGAGGACTCCCGGCCGGTTGCGGGTGGCGTTTACCCTGCGCTCGCCATTCGGGCATCCGATCCACGAAGAGTGTATCAAGGCGGTGCAAAGAGCGGCAAATTTGTGCCAGGAATTGGGGCATGAGGTGGAGGAGAGCATGCCCGACATCGACTATGAGGCTTATAAGGATGCTTTTCTGACCATCTGGAAAGTGGGGTGTGCGTTCAGTGTGGAAAGTTTGGCCCAGGCCAGCGGCTGCCGCCCAGCTGAGAACATGATCGAGCCGTTAACCCGGGCACTGTGGGAAGCTGGAAAACGAATCAGCGGTGACCAGTATTTGTCAGCGGTCACTGTCTTGCAACGCCTGGCCCGGCAAGTGGCTCACTTTTTCTCCCGCTATGATGTCTGGCTGACACCGACCATGGCCGAACCCCCCGTCCCTTTGGGAACATTTGATTCATCTTCCACCGACCCGGATAAGGTGATTAACCGCGGTTTTCATTATGTTCCGTTTACGCCACTGGCCAATGCGACTGGACAGCCGGCCATGTCCGTGCCATTGTACTGGAGTTCTTCGGGACTGCCCATTGGAACGCATTTTATCGGGCGGTTCGGCGACGAGGCAACGTTGTTCCGCCTGGCGGCACAGCTGGAACAAGCAGCACCCTGGTCTAACCGATTTCCTCCTTGTTTAGTGATGTAGAGAGCATCCCTATTCAGAATCCGAAATATATTAATTTTATATTCTCCCAATGTCTTCCGTTCGTCTTTGAATGCCGGGCATTCCTGGAACCCAGTTAGCTGGAATACCCAGGCCTGTTTGACGACTGAATTGCAGTCCTTGGATGAGGCGAACAATCTCATGGGTGTTTCGGCCGACTTCACGTGGATAAATAAGTTTGGCAACAATCATGCCGTCAGGATCCACAATGACAGTTGCCCGAAATGCCGAGCCAGGGAGGGGACAATGGTCCAGTTGTTCCACTGAAAGAGCTTCACTACGATTATCTCTTTCCAATTCAATTCACCCCAAATCATAACTTCTGGTCAAAAAACAAAAAGCTAAAACGGATCGCGTGTTCAATTTCGTCTGTAAAGGCTCT encodes:
- a CDS encoding potassium channel family protein, encoding MKQAKRSFLVIGLGRFGESITKTLASLDHEVMVIDKDEAKVNKVADLVTQAVHADATDESVLKELGVSNLDEAIVAIGDDIQASILTTLILKDMGFERIVVKAKNDYHGRVLEKIGADVIIHPEKDMGIRVAHSILSGNIIDFIELSPDYSLIEVAASQTMNGKSLKELNLRAKFGCTVLTIKPKDEEKINISPSANDVVKAGDVLVLVGTNRALSKLEQELTD
- a CDS encoding amidase; the encoded protein is MIDLDTSLLELDALAQAELVRNKQIHPEELLEAYLKRFEQLNPRLNAVITPMVDEARQMIREGVPPGPFQGVPFLLKDSGVAYPGVPLSSGSAMLKRYVPTYESELVTRYRQAGLVIVGKTNTPEFGLLATTEPLAFGPTLNPWDETRSAGGSSGGAAAAVAVGMVPMAHASDGGGSIRIPAAACGVFGFKPTRGRTPLGPAVGDVMNGLVSHHAVTRSVRDSAALLDATAGPAPGDPYWAPPVTRPYLQETKRTPGRLRVAFTLRSPFGHPIHEECIKAVQRAANLCQELGHEVEESMPDIDYEAYKDAFLTIWKVGCAFSVESLAQASGCRPAENMIEPLTRALWEAGKRISGDQYLSAVTVLQRLARQVAHFFSRYDVWLTPTMAEPPVPLGTFDSSSTDPDKVINRGFHYVPFTPLANATGQPAMSVPLYWSSSGLPIGTHFIGRFGDEATLFRLAAQLEQAAPWSNRFPPCLVM